One Carassius auratus strain Wakin chromosome 44, ASM336829v1, whole genome shotgun sequence genomic window carries:
- the LOC113062543 gene encoding eomesodermin: MQLESILPGASVNLPKTFYNLSSSSESTNNSPGSTQIDFQDMDRTETEQSSGAKKFLSGGSALMDEADSEGFTGTKAAAAAAAAPDARKTSPVIGGDDELSSARRYNIDELGTDRYFISSTQPSSDVTNPCSLFPYGGQTGSVYSGSNGSRYSSSLHYGSVLPPAGFSSAVCASRSQFGSGYQFGQGPGCLYPSYPGPGSGLSSMPIPGSGSAARAQVYLCNRPLWLKFHRHQTEMIITKQGRRMFPFLSFNITGLNLTAHYNVFVEVILADPNHWRFQGGKWVTCGKADNNMQGNKVYVHPESPNTGAHWMRQEISFGKLKLTNNKGANNNNTQMIVLQSLHKYQPRLHIVEVTEDGVEDMSTEAKTQTFTFPENQFIAVTAYQNTDITQLKIDHNPFAKGFRDNYDSMYTAPESDRLTPSPTDSPRSHQIVPGARYAMQPFFQDQFVNNLPQNHRFYASERAVPQTNGLLSPQSEDSAAGSASAQRWFVQQSAASGKLDLSYDSEYSASSLLPYGIKPLPLQSPHALSYYPDSAFASMAAGWSSRSSYPRKMTTGLPWSPRPSPPAYTDDLLSSKDKLQDESSTAGPAAGSTGSWMEAPPVLKAVDSGDTSGYSMVCKRRRISPGGSSTDASPTIKCEDLSSEEYNKESHKAMGYYAFYTSP; this comes from the exons ATGCAGTTAGAAAGCATCCTCCCTGGCGCATCTGTAAACTTACCCAAGACCTTCTATAACCTGTCGTCGTCCTCCGAGAGCACCAACAACAGCCCGGGGTCAACGCAGATAGACTTCCAGGACATGGACCGGACTGAAACCGAGCAGAGCTCCGGGGCCAAGAAGTTTTTGAGCGGCGGGAGCGCGCTGATGGATGAGGCTGACAGTGAGGGCTTCACCGGGACTAAAGCAGCAGCAGCGGCGGCCGCCGCACCGGACGCCCGGAAAACTTCCCCAGTGATCGGTGGAGATGATGAGCTGTCCAGCGCCCGCCGTTACAACATCGACGAGCTGGGCACTGACCGCTATTTCATATCCTCGACCCAACCGAGCTCAGACGTCACCAACCCGTGCTCTCTCTTCCCGTACGGAGGCCAGACCGGGTCGGTGTACAGCGGCTCGAACGGGTCCAGGTATTCGTCGTCTCTGCATTACGGCTCGGTTCTTCCGCCCGCCGGGTTCTCCTCCGCCGTGTGCGCCAGTCGGAGTCAGTTTGGGAGCGGGTATCAGTTCGGACAGGGTCCCGGGTGTCTGTACCCGTCCTATCCCGGACCGGGCTCCGGTTTGAGCTCGATGCCCATCCCGGGCTCGGGCTCCGCGGCGAGGGCGCAGGTTTACCTGTGTAACAGACCACTGTGGCTCAAGTTTCACCGCCATCAGACCGAGATGATCATCACCAAACAGGGCAG GCGAATGTTCCCTTTTCTGAGTTTTAATATCACTGGACTGAACCTGACGGCGCATTATAACGTGTTTGTGGAGGTTATTCTGGCTGATCCGAACCACTGGAGATTTCAGGGCGGAAAATGGGTCACCTGCGGGAAAGCGGACAACAACATGCAAG gAAACAAGGTTTATGTTCACCCAGAATCACCAAACACTGGAGCACACTGGATGAGACAAGAAATATCATTCGGAAAACTGAAACTAACCAACAATAAAGGCGCAAATaacaacaatactcag ATGATCGTCCTGCAGTCCCTGCACAAATACCAGCCTCGGCTGCACATCGTGGAGGTGACAGAGGATGGTGTGGAGGACATGAGCACCGAAGCTAAAACACAAACCTTCACTTTCCCAGAAAACCAGTTCATCGCTGTAACGGCTTACCAGAACACAGAT ATCACACAGCTCAAGATCGACCACAACCCCTTCGCTAAAGGCTTCAGAGACAATTATGATTC GATGTACACGGCTCCAGAGAGCGACAGACTGACCCCATCTCCTACTGATTCTCCGCGCTCGCACCAGATTGTCCCCGGCGCCCGCTATGCAATGCAGCCCTTCTTCCAAGACCAGTTTGTAAACAACCTGCCGCAGAACCACCGCTTCTACGCCAGCGAGCGCGCCGTGCCACAGACCAACGGCCTGCTCTCTCCTCAGAGCGAGGACTCTGCTGCAGGCTCGGCTTCGGCTCAGCGCTGGTTCGTCCAGCAGAGCGCTGCGTCCGGTAAACTGGACCTGTCCTATGACAGTGAGTACTCGGCCTCCAGCCTCCTGCCGTATGGCATCAAGCCACTTCCTCTGCAGAGTCCACACGCGCTCAGCTACTACCCCGACTCGGCCTTCGCCTCCATGGCGGCAGGCTGGAGCAGCAGAAGTTCATATCCGAGGAAGATGACCACCGGCCTGCCCTGGTCTCCTCGACCGAGTCCTCCGGCGTACACCGACGACCTGCTGTCCTCTAAAGACAAGCTGCAGGACGAGAGCTCGACGGCGGGCCCCGCGGCCGGCAGCACTGGCTCCTGGATGGAGGCCCCTCCGGTGCTGAAGGCTGTAGATTCGGGGGACACCAGCGGATACTCAATGGTGTGTAAGAGGCGACGCATTTCTCCTGGAGGCTCCAGTACAGACGCTTCACCCACTATAAAGTGTGAGGACTTGAGCTCTGAGGAGTATAATAAAGAGAGCCATAAAGCCATGGGTTATTACGCCTTCTACACCAGCCCTTAA